Below is a genomic region from Actinomadura sp. NAK00032.
CGCGCTCGGCGGCCGGGTCGAGGATCTCCGAGAGCATCCGGAACGTGCGGCCACCGTCGGTGCTCTCGTAGAACCGGGCCATGTCGGTGACACCAGAGCCGGAGCCCGTCGCGATGGAGAGGACGATCCGGCCGTCCCGCAGCCGGACGAGCCGGGGATACATCGCCAGGCGCTGATCGACCAGCCGTTCGGCGAACGGGGCGAAGGGCGCGGCGGACACTCCGCCGCGCGAGGGGCCGCCCCGGCCCGGGCCCGTCTTCGCCTCGGTGGCCGAGCAGCCGGTCACCGTGAGAACGGCGGCCACCGCGAGGGCGGCGGCGCGCAGCGCCGCGTCAGGCGGTGAGGCCACGGCTCATCCAGCGCAGCACCTGCGGCAGGACGCGCTTCCAGGTCTGGAAGTTGTGCCCGCCGCTGTCCAGGACGAGCGACGACGCCCGCATCGGCGGCCTGACCAGGGAGAGGAACCGCTGCGTCTCGTCCCTGTTCTTCTCTCCGACCCGGCTCGTGGTGACGAGCACCGAGATGGGAGGCGGCGGCCGGTGCCGCAACCTCCAGAACAGGTCGTTCTCGTTGCGGACGGCCTGGCTGCCCCCGTACAGATCACCGGTGGTGATGTCCTTGATGGCGCCGTAGTAGCCGGACAGGGCCGCGGCCTTGGAGAGCACATCGGAGTGCCGCATCGCGAGCTTGAGCGAGCAGTAGCCGCCGGTCGACAGCCCGAACGCGCCCCATCCGTCGCGGCCGCCGGCGACGCGGTAGGCGCCACGGACGGCCTCCGGAACGTCCTGCGCGAAGAACGTCGCGGTCTGCGGGCCGCCGGGCACGTCCAGGCACTCGGTGTCGCGGCCCTTCACCATGGCCGGTCGCAGCATGACGTACACCATCGGTTGGATCCGGCCGGCCTTCAGTTCGTCGCGTGCCGTCTGCGGGACCCGGACCTGGGTGATGAGGTTGCGCTGCGCCCCGGGGTAACCGCTGAACACGAGCGAAACCGGGAAACGCCGCTGCTCCTGGCCGCGCTGGAAGTACTGCGGTGGGAGGTAGACGTAGGCGCGCGCGTGGAGCCCGGACCGGAGACCCCGGATGTCGACGGTGTCGACCCTGCCGTCGCGCTCCTGGCTGCCGCCGATGGACACCTCGGGCTTGCGGCGGATCAGGGCCGCCGCGGCGCCGTCGCCGCCGCGCTGCTGGTTCTCGACGAGGCGCCCGCTCCCGATGCCCGCCGCGCCGGTGAGCTCGCCCCACGTCCCATAGAAGCCGAAGTGCCGGTTGACGAAGAACAGCACGGACATCGTCACCAGTGCCTGGCAGAGGACGAGCGCGCAGACCCGGGCGGCCAGCGACCGAACTCCGGGGCCCGCGAGGCGCCCCCATTGCCAGACGGTCGCCGCCACCACGGCGACGACGGCCACGATCAGCAGGCACGCGAGCGGCCGGCCGGTCAGCGACACGCGGGCTCCTCACGTCGGCTCGGCAACGGCGACGCCATCGGACCCTACCCCGCCCCGCCGACCCGGTTGATCACCCGCCCGCCGGGGTGCGCCCCGACCGAGCTTTGAAGCGGAGTCCGGAACGGCGACGGTCGCACCTGCCGGGCGACTCTTGGCGCCGGTGACGAGGGCTCGCCGCAAGGGACTGGGCGATGGATTGGCCGGGTGTGGCCAGGGCGGGGAGAGGGTTGTCTGATCTTTGACGCAGGTGGGCGTTGTGACCGGAATGTCGGGGAT
It encodes:
- a CDS encoding esterase family protein, giving the protein MSLTGRPLACLLIVAVVAVVAATVWQWGRLAGPGVRSLAARVCALVLCQALVTMSVLFFVNRHFGFYGTWGELTGAAGIGSGRLVENQQRGGDGAAAALIRRKPEVSIGGSQERDGRVDTVDIRGLRSGLHARAYVYLPPQYFQRGQEQRRFPVSLVFSGYPGAQRNLITQVRVPQTARDELKAGRIQPMVYVMLRPAMVKGRDTECLDVPGGPQTATFFAQDVPEAVRGAYRVAGGRDGWGAFGLSTGGYCSLKLAMRHSDVLSKAAALSGYYGAIKDITTGDLYGGSQAVRNENDLFWRLRHRPPPPISVLVTTSRVGEKNRDETQRFLSLVRPPMRASSLVLDSGGHNFQTWKRVLPQVLRWMSRGLTA